One region of Cyanobacteria bacterium GSL.Bin1 genomic DNA includes:
- a CDS encoding DUF1257 domain-containing protein: protein MSHFSQIKTQIRNLSSLKAALSDMDISWKEGPATVRGYQGQTHSAEVVIEQQNQYDVGFRWNGSEYELVADLQYWQQPLTVNGFLNQVSQRYAYHTVMNTTADEGFQVAEEQKNKDGSIRLVVQRWSA, encoded by the coding sequence ATGTCACACTTTAGCCAAATTAAAACTCAAATTCGGAATCTTTCTTCTTTGAAAGCTGCGCTCAGCGACATGGATATTAGCTGGAAAGAAGGTCCAGCAACCGTTCGCGGTTATCAAGGACAAACTCATAGCGCAGAAGTGGTCATCGAACAACAGAACCAATACGATGTTGGTTTCCGTTGGAATGGCAGCGAATATGAACTGGTTGCTGATTTACAGTATTGGCAACAACCCTTAACCGTGAATGGCTTCCTCAATCAAGTGAGCCAACGCTATGCTTACCACACCGTTATGAATACTACTGCGGACGAAGGGTTCCAAGTTGCAGAAGAACAAAAAAATAAAGATGGTTCCATTCGTCTTGTTGTTCAACGCTGGAGTGCGTAA
- a CDS encoding ferredoxin: protein MSDSENPNRSGLEPELGGILRHNPNRSGYEPELGGLFREKGVYVDELTCIGCKHCAHTAQNTFYIEPEYGRARAIRQDGDTEDVIQEAIDTCPVNCIHWVDYKKLKELEAEREFQVIPVAGFPVSKGVIAAQQRRLQKQRHKQQKPS, encoded by the coding sequence ATGTCTGACTCAGAAAATCCCAACCGTTCCGGGCTAGAACCCGAATTAGGGGGTATTTTACGTCATAATCCCAACCGTTCCGGTTACGAACCTGAGTTAGGGGGACTGTTTCGAGAGAAGGGAGTTTATGTGGATGAGTTAACTTGCATTGGTTGCAAACACTGCGCTCATACCGCACAAAATACCTTCTATATTGAACCGGAATACGGTCGGGCACGGGCCATTCGTCAAGATGGGGATACAGAGGACGTTATTCAAGAAGCCATTGATACTTGTCCGGTTAACTGTATCCACTGGGTTGACTATAAAAAACTGAAAGAACTGGAAGCAGAACGGGAATTCCAAGTAATTCCAGTCGCTGGTTTTCCAGTCAGTAAAGGCGTAATTGCTGCCCAACAAAGACGCTTGCAAAAGCAACGTCACAAGCAACAAAAACCTTCTTGA